The genomic DNA CGCAGATCTTCAGCGAGAACCGCTTCGTCGGCTCGGACCGCATCAGCGATGCCAACCAGGTGACGGCGGCCGTGGTGTCGCGCTTCCTGGAAGAGTCGGGTGCCGAACGCCTGCGCCTGTCGTTCGGCCAGCGCTTCTACTTCCACGAACCGCGTGTGACGCTGGACGGTGCGACCACGGCGGCGGGCAGCCGTTCCGACCTGCTGCTGGCCGCCGCCGGCCGCATCTCCGACACCTGGGGCGTGGACAGCGCCGTGCAGTACAACCCGGACGACAAGAAAGTGGTCAGCTCGAGCCTGAACATGCAGTTCCAGCCGGGCGCGAAGAAGGTCGTCAACGCCGGCTACCGCTACCTGCGCGACAGCTTCAAGAACGTCGACTTCTCGACCCAGTGGCCGATCTCGCAGAAGTGGTATGGCGTGGGTCGCCTGAGCTATTCGATGAAGGACCACCGTATCCTGGAAAGCCTGATCGGCGTCGAGTACAACTGCGACTGCTGGGTGTTCCGCGCGGGCGCGCAGCGCTTCGTGACGACGGCCAACAAGACCTCCACGCAGTTCTTCTTCCAGCTCGAATTGACCGGCCTGTCCAAGCTGGGCATCGGCAGCCCGCTGGAAGTCATGAAGAACAGCATTCCGGGGTATCAGCGCATCAACGACGTCACGCGTCGTTGAACGGGGACGGCGCGCTTACTTTTGCTTACCTTCGCCGATTGCCGATTCCCGCGCCATACCTGTTATTCTTCTCGTTTTAATCGACTCAATGAGCGTTTCCGATATGCGTAAGTCCAGTAAGCACCCGATCACCCTCGCGGCAGTCCTGCTGTGCGCAATGGCTGCCGGCACCAGCGCCGTGGCCCAGAACGCCAAGCCAGCCGCCGCCGCAGCACCGGCTGCCGTCCAGAAGGGCTTCACGCCGCCGGGTCAATCGAAGAACACCGAGATCGACTCCATCGCCGTCATCGTCAACGACGAGGTGATCACCCGGCGCGAGCTGGCCCAGGAAGTGAACACGATCGTGCAGCGCATGAAGGCGCAGAACGCGCAGCTGCCGTCGGCGGCCGACCTGCAGCGCCAGATCGTCGAGCACATGATCGTGCAGCGCGCGCAGTTGCAGATGGCGCGCGAGATGGGCGTGCGCGTGGACGACGCGATGCTGGACCGCGCCATGGTGCGCGTGGCCGCCGAGCAGAAGATGACGGTGCAGCAGCTGCGTGACCAGATCGAGAAGCAGGGCGGTTCGTATGCCGCGTTCCGCGAGGACATCCGCAACGAGATCATCATGACGCGCCTGCGCGAGCATGAGGTGGACCAGAAGATCCAGGTATCGGAAGCGGAAGTGGACAGCTTCCTGGCCGCGCAGGAAGCGGCGGCGGCCGAGCAGTTCGAGGTGAACATCTCGCAGATCCTGGTGCGCATTCCGGAAAACGCGTCGCCGGACGTGATCGCCCAGCGCCAGAAGCGCGCCGAGGAAGTCATGCGCCAGCTGCGCACCGGTGCCGACTTCGCCAAGATGGCGGCGACGTACTCGGACGCCAGCGACGCGCTGCAAGGCGGCGTGGTCGGCTGGCGCCAGACCGACCGCATTCCGCCGGTGTTCGCCGAGGCATTGGTGAAACTGAACGCGGGCCAGGTCACGCCGATCATCAAGAGCGTGGGCGGCTTCCACATCCTGAAGCTGGTGGACAAGCGCAGCGTGGCGCAGGCCCAGGCCGAAGCGGCCGTGCAGCAAACGCATGCGCGCCACATCCTGCTGAAGGTGACGCCGACCCTGAACGCGGCCGATGCCAAGCGCCGCCTGGCCGAGATCAAGCAGCGCCTGGACAGCAAGAGCGCGACGTTCGAGGAACTGGCGCGCCTGTATTCGAACGACGAATCGGCCAAGAAGGGCGGTGACCTGGGCTGGCTGGTGCCGGGCGACGCGCTGCCGGAATTCGAGCAGGCCATGAACGCGTTGAAGCCGGGCGAAGTCAGCGGTCCGGTCGAGACGAGCTTCGGCTACCACCTGATCCAGGTGGTGGAGCGCAAGTCGGAAGACGAATCGAAGGACAAGAAGCGCAACGAGGCCCGCATGGCCCTGCGCGAGCGCAAGATGGTCGAGGCGGCCGAGGACTTCCAGCGCGAGGTGCGCGACCGTGCCTACGTCGAGTTCCGCGCCGAAGACCTGAAGGAAGCGAAGTAACAGCATGCCAGCGCCGCGGCCGACAATCTGCATCACCACGGGCGAACCGGCCGGGATCGGCCCGGAGATCGCGCTGCGTGCCGCCTGGGCCTTGCGCGAGCAGGTCAATTGCGTGCTGCTGGGCGATGCCGCCTTCCTGGCCATGACAGCGCAGGCGCTCGATCCCGCCATCCGGGTCAGCGCGCTGTCGCTGCAGGCGGTACGGAACGGCGGCGTGCCGCACTTCGGCGCCGAGCGACTGTGCGCGATCGACGTGCCGCTGGCCGCGCACGTGGTGCCCGGCACGCTGGACAAGGAAAACGGCCGCGCCGTGCTGGCGATGCTGGACGCGGCCATCGAAGGCGTGCAGGCCGGCTGGTTTGCCGCCGTCGTCACCGCGCCGCTGCAAAAGAGCACCATCAACGATGCCGGCGTGCCGTTTTCCGGCCATACCGAGTATTTCGCCGAGCGCACCGGCACGCCGCAGGTCGTCATGATGCTGGCCGGCGCACCGGCCGGCGTCGAGGGCGTGGCGCAACTGCGCGTGGCGCTGGCGACCACCCACCTGCCGCTGAAGGACGTGGCGGGAGCGTTGACGCAGGAAGGCCTGGGCCGCACGCTCGACATCATCCACCACGACCTGCGCACCAAGTTCGGCCTGGCCGCGCCGTGCATCCTCGTCACGGGCCTGAACCCGCACGCGGGGGAGAACGGCTACCTGGGGCGCGAGGAAATCGATACCATCACGCCGGCCCTCGAGGCGGCGCGCGCGCGCGGCATCGATGCGCGCGGGCCATACCCGGCCGACACGCTGTTCCAGCCGAAGTACCTGCAGGACGCCGACTGCGTGCTGGCGATGTACCATGACCAGGGCTTGCCGGTACTGAAATTCGCCACCTTCGGCCGCGGCGTCAACGTCACGCTGGGCTTGCCGCTGATCCGCACCTCGGTCGATCACGGCACGGCGCTCGACCTGGCCGCCAAGGGCCTCGGCCACGCCGACTGCGGCAGCATGGAGCAGGCCATCGCCACGGCGCTGGCCATGGTGCGCGCCAGCCGCGCCTGACACAACCTCGGGCGGCCGGTCGGCCGCCTTTTACATAGAAGACACATGAAACACATAGCCCGCAAGCGCTTCGGCCAGAACTTCCTGCAGGACGACCGCGTCCTTGGCGACATCATCGAGGCGATCGCGCCCGCGCCGGACGACACGATGGTCGAAATCGGCCCGGGCCTGGCGGCCATGACGGACTTGCTGCTGAAGTCACTCAACCACATGCACGTGGTGGAACTGGACCGCGACCTGGTGGCGCGCCTGGAAAAGCGTTTCCCCCGCGACAAGCTGACGATCCACTCGGGCGACGCGCTGAAATTCGATTTCGGCTCGATCCCGGTGCCCGAAGGGCGCAAGCTACGCGTGGTCGGCAACCTGCCGTACAACATTTCCAGCCCGCTGCTGTTCCATCTGGCCGACTTCGCCCCGCTGGTGCAAGACCAGCATTTCATGCTGCAGAAGGAAGTGGTGGAACGCATGGTGGCCGAGCCGGGCACCAAGGCCTATGGCCGCCTGTCGGTGATGCTGCAGTGGCGCTACCGCATGGCGCTGATGTTCATCGTGCCGCCGGACGCGTTCGATCCGCCGCCCAAGGTCGACTCGGCCATCGTGCGCATGATTCCGATCGAGGCGCCGCTGGCGTGCGACCGCGCCACGCTGGAGGCGGTGGTGCAGAAGGCGTTCTCGCAGCGGCGCAAGGTGATTCGCAACTGCCTGGCCGGGATGTTCACGGAGCAGCAGATCGTCGATGCCGGCATCGATCCGGGCGCGCGGCCGGAGACAGTGGCGATGGAGGCTTATGTGGCGTTGGCGAATTCGTTGAAATAAACCCTTGGGGACAGGCACCGATCCTGGCGTCTTCGACGCCAGGATCGGTGCCTGTCCCCCGGTGTTTTTTCCGCGGGCTTGGGCAAAAAAAAAGCCGGCTCAGAGAGCCGGCTAAATCCAATTCTTAGAAAGAAGTGGAGGAGACGGGAGTGATTATGATGCGTTGCCGCATATTGATCCACTTTATTTTACGAATGCCCATCATTCCACTTGTGAATATCACGGTGCCTTGGCGCACGTGATTGCGATATTTGTCACATCCGCATCGCCCATCGTGCCCGTGCCGTTGGCGATCGAGCACTTGCCGCCGCTGGGCTGGGTCAGTACGACCAGGCCGTAGGACGTCTGCGATTTGATCGCGTCCGGATATTTGAACGATGTGCTGCCCTTGGCGATTTTGAATTCCGAGCCGTTGCCATTGATGACAGTGAGGTCGCCCATGTCCAGACCGGCCACGGTGCCCGTCAATTGGTAGGCATTGATCGAGCAGACGATCGCGACGTTGATTGTCTGCGTATAGCCTGCCGAGCCTTTCAGTGCGCCGCTGATGGCCGGACCGCAGCTTTGGTGTGCGGGATTCTTGATGCCGATCTCGTACTCGTCGCCGTAGTCGATCGAGTTCGGGAACGAGAAGTTGACCGCCATCGTGCTGTCCGCCGGAGGCTGGACAGTGATTTTGTCCGAACCGTTGGTCAGTTCCATGCCGCTGAACTTCAGGCCGGTAACCGTGCCGCTGACGGTAAACGATTCCTTGCCGCCGCAGCCGGCCAGCGCCAGGGCCAGGGCGATCGGGCCCAGAAACATTGCTTTCATTGCATTCTCCAAAAAGAAGCGCGCCGCGTGGGCGCGCCGGTATCGGTATCGCTGGCTCAGGCCTTGGTGCAGGTGACGGCGATGTTGCTGACGGGACCCGACGGCATCGTGCCCGCATTGTTCGCTACGGTGCAGACCTGGCCGACCGGATTTTGCAAGACGGTTACGCCGTAGTTGGCGCCGTCGTCGACCTTGGTGTCGAACTGGAAGTCAACGCTACCGGCCGGCACTGCTTTCTGCATCGCGCCGTTATTCAGGATCAGACCGTCGGCGGTCAGGCCGCTGACGGTGCCGCCAAGCGTATAGCTGAATGTCGAGCAGGTAACGACGACTTGGCGGGCCGTGTAATAGTTCGCTTTCAAGCCGATGGTTTTCTTGTCCACATCGCATTTGGCGGCGGTGGGCTGGGTCAGGATCTGGACGTCGATCGTGCTGTCTTCCTCGATCAGATTGGGGAAGGTGGGTGTCAGCGTAGGAGCGCCAACCGAGCCGTCGACCTTCACTGTCTGGTCGCCGCTCTTGAGCACCAGGCCCGGCTTGGCCAGGCCGGTGACGGTGGCCACCAGCACCAGGCTGCCATTATCGCTGCCGCCGCAACCCGCCAGCAGTGCCGCGCACAGCGCGCCCGCGCTCGCGCGCACGTACATACTCTTCATAAAACGTTTCTCTCCAAAATCGATAAGCTGGAATGCCGTGCCGCGGCGCGGAGCATGAGTCGGCGCTTATTTTAGTGCATTTAACAACGTGCAGCTCGACAAATCCTTGTAACGACATGTGTCGGCCAGGGCCGCACCGCTAGCGGATCTGCGCCGTTTCGCAGCGCGATTGCCGGCCCGTCAGCGTGCAGCGGTTCCTGACGGCGCCATGGCGGTCATGCACTTCGATGCGCCAGGCGCCGGGACCATCGCGTTCCATGGTCATGAAGCCGAAGCCGTCCACCCACGCGCTGAACGCGTCGATGACGGCGCCCGGCGCCGGTTGCACGGCCAGCGGATCGTCCGGTAGCGGCACCAATGCTTCCGCCGTGCCGGAAAACCCCGTGACGAACTGGGTCGGGTGGGGGCTGGAATAGCTGATCTGCTGCCACAGGTGCACGTGGCCGGACAGCAGCGCCTGCACATTGGCCGGCAGCAGCAGCGGGTTGACGGCACCGAAGCTGTCCTGCAGGCCCTTGTCGCCCAGCTGCAGGTAACGCTGGCCGTGCTTGTCCAGGTCGGCGCCGAAGCCCAGCACAGGATGGTGGTTCGTCAGCAGGTTGTACGGCGTGCGCTGCGCCAGCGCCGCCACCTTGGCGTACGCGTCGCGATAGCGCTCGAAACCCAGGTCGCCGGGCTTCAGGCCGCGCCACGTGGTGGCTGCCGTGTCGACCACCAGCAGCTGCGTGTCCGGGGCCAGCGGCACCGCGTACGGTTCGCTGTAGTTGCCCAGCTGGTCGTCGGCGGCCCGATTGCAGTCGCGCCCGGGGGCCAGCGGGCGCGGGTCGAGGAAGCGCCACCAGCCCTGGCCGCCCCGCACGCAGGTTTCATGGTTGCCGCGCACCACCACCCAGGGTGCGGCCCGCAGCAACGGCGCGGCGGGGAGGAAGAAATCCGCGCGCCAGGCGTCCCAGCCATAGCCCCAGGGGCTGCCGGCGCAGCCGGCGTTGCCGTCGGGGCAGGGATTCTCGCGGTAGTGATAATCGCCCACGTGGATGACCAGGTCGGGACGCCAGGCCGCGGCCGCGGCGGCCACGGTGCCGAACGGCGCCTGCTCGGGGTCGTTGCAGGCTTGATAGGCATTGTCGGCCTTCTTCAGGCGGCAACCCGTGTCGCCAATGACGACGATGCGCCGCGCTTCCGCTTGGGGCAGTGGCAGCCGCTGGCCGGCCACGCTGGCGCTGCGCGTGCCGGCCGGCAGCGGCAACTCGCACGTCAGCACGGGAAAGGCGGACGGCTTCGAGTCGGTGGCGCTGGAGGCGGTGGGGCGTTGTGCGATGGTCGCGGCAGGCGCCCGTAGCTGCATCGGCTGGGCGCGGCCGTCGACCTCGATCGCCGGGCAGGTGGTATCGCTGCTGAGCACGCGGGCGATTGCGCCGCCCTGTTCGCCCAACACAACATAGGCCGACAGCACGGCCGGGGCAGGAACGACGCTGGCACAGCCCGCCAGCAGCGCCGCCGGCAGCAGCCGCAGCAAAACCGCATTGATCTTCGGCACTGAATCTCCTGGCAATGTTGAGCCTTTATTCGAGCCCGTCTATTTGAGCCTGTCTATTCTACCTGGGCCGTTCGTCCGGACGTCGCAAGCGTTTCGCGGCGTGCGACAATGACAGCATGAATGCACTCCACCGCCCCCGCGCCATCCTGTTCGACCTGGACGATACGCTCTGGCCCATCGCCCCCGTCATAGCCGAAGCGGAGACCACGCTGCACGCTTGGTTGGCCGCGCATGCGCCCAAGGTCGCGCAGGCGTTCTCGATCGAGGAGTTGCGCGCGCGCCGGATGGCGCTGCTGGCGGCCGAGCCGGATTACCACCTGGACCTGGCCAGACTGCGCCGTGCCGCGTTGCAGGCGGCATTCGAACACGTCGGCGAAGACGTCCAACATCTCGACGGCGCCATGCAGCATTTCCTGACGGCACGCAACGCGGTAAAGCCCTACGACGACGTGCTGCCGGGCCTGCTGCACCTGGCCGACCGGGTCACCCTGGGCGCCGTCACGAACGGTAACGCGGACCTTGAAGTCATCGGTATCGCCCACCATTTCAAGGTGGCGCTGGCCGCCAGCCGTTTCGGCAAGGCCAAGCCCGACCCGGCGATTTTCCTGGCCGCGTGCGACGCACTGGGCGTGGCGCCGGCGGAAACGGTGTACGTGGGCGATGACCTGCGCCTGGATGTGGAAGGAGCGCAGAAAGCCGGCCTGCGCGCCGTGTGGATGAATCGCACCGGCAGCACCGCCCACCTGGAGGCGGGCATCGTGCCCGATGCGATTTGCAGCAGTCTGGAGGAGTTGATTGCGTGGCTGGAACAACAGTTGGAGGATTGAATTCCCTGTGCCGCCCACCGGCCGTGCATAATACCGTGTACGTCTGAAGATTGAATTATGCAACTCGATAACCGTGCCCAAACCCTGCTCAAAGCCCTGGTAGAGCGCTACATCGCCGACGGCCAGCCGGTCGGATCGCGCGCGCTGTCGAAGATTTCCGGCCTTGACCTGTCCCCGGCCACGATCCGCAACATCATGGCCGACCTGGAAGAGCTCGGCTACGTTGCCAGTCCGCACACCTCGGCTGGCCGCGTTCCGACGCCGCGCGGCTACCGTATCTTCGTCGATACGCTGCTGACGGTGCAGCCGATCGACCAGAGCGCCGTCGAGGCCCGCTTGTGCCCGCAAGCGCAGCCGCCGCAGAAGCTGATCGCCAACGCCGCGCAGATGTTGTCGTCGTTGTCACAATTTGCCGGCGTCGTGCTGAGCCCGCGCCACGAGTCGGTGTTCCAGCAAATCGAGTTCCTGCGCCTGGGCGAAAAGCGCATCCTGCTGGTCATCGTCACGCCCGGCGGCGACGTACAGAACCGCCTGCTGCTGACGGACGTGGACTATACGCCGTCGCAGTTGCAGCAGTCGGCCAATTTCATCAACCAGCACTACAGCGGCCTGGCGTTCGACCAGGTGCGCACGCGCATGCAGGGCGAGCTGCGCCAGTTGCGCGACGACATGGGCCGGCTGATGCAGGCCGCCGTCGAAGCCGGCAGCGAGGCGATGGCCGACAGTGCGGAAGACATGGTCATCGCCGGCGAACGCAACCTCCTGTCGGTCAGTGACCTGTCCTCGAACATGTCGTCGCTGCGCCAGATGTTCGACATGTTCGAGCAGAAGACCGGGCTGATGCAGTTGCTGGACGTATCGTCGAAAGCCTCGGGCGTGCAGATCTTCATCGGCGGCGAATCGAACCTGGTGCCGATGGACGAGATGAGCGTGGTCACCGCGCCCTACGAAGCGAACGGCCGCATCGTCGGCACGCTGGGCGTGATCGGCCCCACCCGCATGGCCTACGAGCGCGTGATCCCGATCGTGGACATCACGTCCAGGCTGCTGTCGAACGCGCTGAGCCACAACTGAGGATTCAGCGGATTCCGGGACTGTCCCGGAATTTTCCTACTGGCGGAAATAAAAAAACGGCCCGCAAGGGCCGTTTCATTTTGCGCTGCCGGCTTAGTGCCGGTGCGGGCAATCGGTTTTGGTGCAGTTGCCGTAGATCGCCAGCGCATGCTCGGCGATCTTGAAGCCGCGCTCGTCCGCGATGCGGTGCTGGCGCTGCTCGATCTCTTCGTCGACGAATTCCTCCACGCGCCCGCAGTCGAGGCAGACGAGGTGGTCGTGGTGGGTGCCCTGGTTCAGTTCGAAAATGGCCTTGCCGCTTTCGAAGTGGTTGCGGTGCAGCAGGCCCGCCTGCTCGAACTGCGTGAGCACGCGGTAGACCGTGGCCAGGCCGACGTCCATATTGTCGGCCAGCAGAATCTTGTAGACGTCTTCGGCCGTCAGGTGGCGCACCGCGCTGTTCTGGAAAATGTCCAGAATTTTCAGGCGAGGCAGGGTGGCCTTCAGGCCGCTGGCCTTCAGGTCGGTGGGGTTGTTACTCATGTTTGGTAGTCGGTTTTGGCTGGAGTGCTTTATGATATAGCGTTTTGGCACTTCCGCTCAATCTGAATTGAGGTCACCTATGCGCTTCACCCCGGCCGTTTTGCACCGCACGCCCCCTTCCATGTTGCACAGTTTGAAACGCCGCCTGCCGCTGTGCGCGGTCGTGGCCGGCGTCGCGCTCGCGCTGGGAGGCTGTGCCGGCCGTTCCGTGCTGGGGCCGCAGGAAGGCGGCCGCGCCGCGCGCGAACCGGAAGTGCAGGTCGATCCGAAGCAGGGCGCGCAGACGATCACGATCTCGAAGGCCCAGAAGTTCATGTGGTTCTTCTCGCCTTACCGTCCGGATATCCAGCAGGGTAACTTCGTGTCGAAGGAAATGCTGGCGCAGCTGAAGACGGGCATGACGCGCGACCAGGTCCGCTTCGTGCTGGGCACGCCGCTGCTGAACGACATCTTCCACGCCGACCGCTGGGACTACCCGTTCCGCCTGGCGCGCGGCAACGGCGAGCTGACCACCAGCGCCGTCGTCGTCTACTTCGACAAGGAAGGCAAGGTCGAACGCTTCGAGGGCGGTGAGCTGCCGACCGAGCAGGAATACATCGCCCGCATCGCCGGCCCGATCCGCAAGTTCCAGAAGGACCAGAAGCGCGACAGCGAAAACCAGCCGGCCGCCGCGCGCGCGCCGCTGCCGGGCGGCCAGGAGTCGGGCAACCGCAACCCGGTCGAAGTCAACGTCAAGCAGAACTGAGGAAGTCATGAGTCAACTCAATATCGCCGTGGCCGGCGCCGGCGGCCGCATGGGCCGCATGCTGGTCGAAGCCGTGCAGAATGCCGACGACCTGCGCCTGTCCGGTGCGCTGGGCATCGCCGGCAGCGACGGCCTGGGCCAGGATGCCGCGGCCTTCCTGGGCAAGCCAGCCGGTGTGCTGGTGACGTCCGACCTGGCCGAGGGCCTGAAAGGGGCCGATGTGCTGATCGACTTCACCCGTCCCGAAGGCACCTTGAAGCACCTGGAGTACTGCGCGGTGCACGGCGTCAAGCTGGTGATCGGCACCACGGGCTTCGACGATGCCGGCAAGGCCGCCATCGCAGCCGCCGCCGAGAAGACGGCGATCGTGTTCGCGCCGAACATGAGCGTGGGCGTCAACGTCACCTTGAAGCTGCTGGAGCTGGCCGCGAAAAGCCTGGCCACCGGCTACGACATCGAGATCATCGAGGCGCACCACCGCCACAAGGTCGATGCGCCGTCCGGCACCGCGCTGAAGATGGGCGAAGTGATCGCCGATGCGCTGGGCCGCGACCTGAAGGAATGCGCCGTGTACGGCCGCGAAGGCGTGACGGGCGAACGCGATCCGTCCACCATTGGGTTCGCCACCGTGCGCGGTGGCGACATCATCGGCGACCATACCGTGCTGTTCGCCGGCACCGGCGAGCGTATCGAGATCAGCCACAAGTCCAGCAGCCGCGCCGGTTACGCGCAAGGTTCGCTGCGTGCCGCCCGCTTCCTGGCCAGCCACAAGACGGGCCTGTTCGACATGTTCGACGTTCTGGCGCTGAACGGCTGACGACAACCATGGAGCACTTCAGCTTCGCGACGTACTGGGAACGCGGCGACGCGATCAGCCATGCCGTCGCGTGGCTGCTGCTGGCGATGTCGCTGACGAGCTGGTTCTTCATCCTGTCCAAGGGGGTGATGGCCTGGCGCGTGCGGCGCAGCGCACCGGTGGTGCAGCGCTTCTGGGATGCGCCCACGTTGCAGGACGGCGTGGCCGTCGTCGCCGCCGGCGACCCGGAGGGCATCTATCTCGCCTTGGCCAGCCAGGGCACCGCGCGCATTGCGCCGGGCCAGGCCTCGCTGGGCAGCGCCGTGGGCCCAGCCGAACAGATGACGCGCCTGCTGCGCGACGCCATCCACCGTTCCACCGTGCGCCTGGAAAGCGGCCTGACCCTGCTGGCGTCGATCGCCTCGACGGCGCCATTCGTCGGGCTGCTCGGCACCGTCTGGGGCATCTACCATGCGCTGGCGGCCGTGTCGTCCACCGGCCCCGTGCAGATCGACCGCATCGCCGGTCCCGTTGGCGAAGCGCTGATCATGACCGGTGTCGGCTTGATGGTGGCGATTCCCGCCGTGCTGGCGTATAACGGTTTCAATCGCGTGAACCGCCTGACCTTGTCCGAGCTGGACGCGTTCGCGCACGACCTGCACGCTTATCTGACCAAAGACTGAGGCCGCGATGGCATTCGGCGCATTCAACCACCACCGCCAGAAGGAAGCGATGGCCGACATCAACGTCACCCCGATGGTGGACGTGATGCTGGTGCTGCTGGTGATCTTCATCCTGTCCGCGCCGATGTTTACCAATGCCGTCAGCCTCGACCTGCCGAAGGCCAAGGCCGCGGCGGTGCAGCAGGGCGGCGCGACCGTCACGGTGGCGATCGACGCGGCCGGCACCGTCTACTGGAACGAACAGGCGCTCAAGGGTGACGAGCTGGCGCAGCGCCTGGCCGCCGCCGCCCAGCGCGACCCGCAACCCGAACTGCAACTGCGCGCCGACCGCGCCACCCGCTACGAAGCGGTGGCCCAGCTGATGGCGGCCGCGCAGGCGCAGGGCCTGACGAAGCTGGTCTTCGTCACCGATCCGAAGGAACCGAAATAATGGCCAGTGTGACCCTGGACGGCGCGGCGATCCGCGATGAAGCCTCGTTCCACGCCGCCAGCCGCGCGGCGTTGGGCCTGCCCGACTACTATGGCGACACGATGGACTCGTGGGTCGATGCGCTGTCCTACCTGCGTGACGACGAAGGCATGACGAAGTTCCGCCTGAAGCCCAACGAGCTGCTGCAGATCGTCATCGACAACGCGCACGCGATGCGCACCGCCGTGCCCGACCTGCTGGCGGAAATCGAGTACTGCGTGGGCGGCATCAACGAGCGCTACGAAGACTACGGCGAAAAGCCGGCGCTCCAGCTGGTCCTGCGCTGACCGTGACATGGACGCCACTGCCGATCCCGCCCTGCTGCCGGCATGGCTGACGGCGGGCATTGCCGCCTATCCGCACTGCCTGATCGCGGCCCCACAGCGCTACAGCCTGCGCGCGCTCGACATCGACCAGCCGGCGCTGATCATTCCCCTGCAAGGACGCAAGGCTGTCGCGGAGCCGCAGCTCAGCACGCAGATTGGGCCGGGCCACTACCTGATGGTGCACCGGGCCCTGCGCGCCACCGTACAGAACATCCCGGAACATGGCGATTACCGCGCCTGGTGCATTCCGTTCAGCTGGCGCTTGATCGACCTGGCGCGCGAGCTGCTGGC from Pseudoduganella armeniaca includes the following:
- a CDS encoding ExbD/TolR family protein — encoded protein: MAFGAFNHHRQKEAMADINVTPMVDVMLVLLVIFILSAPMFTNAVSLDLPKAKAAAVQQGGATVTVAIDAAGTVYWNEQALKGDELAQRLAAAAQRDPQPELQLRADRATRYEAVAQLMAAAQAQGLTKLVFVTDPKEPK
- a CDS encoding MotA/TolQ/ExbB proton channel family protein translates to MEHFSFATYWERGDAISHAVAWLLLAMSLTSWFFILSKGVMAWRVRRSAPVVQRFWDAPTLQDGVAVVAAGDPEGIYLALASQGTARIAPGQASLGSAVGPAEQMTRLLRDAIHRSTVRLESGLTLLASIASTAPFVGLLGTVWGIYHALAAVSSTGPVQIDRIAGPVGEALIMTGVGLMVAIPAVLAYNGFNRVNRLTLSELDAFAHDLHAYLTKD
- a CDS encoding barstar family protein; translated protein: MASVTLDGAAIRDEASFHAASRAALGLPDYYGDTMDSWVDALSYLRDDEGMTKFRLKPNELLQIVIDNAHAMRTAVPDLLAEIEYCVGGINERYEDYGEKPALQLVLR
- the dapB gene encoding 4-hydroxy-tetrahydrodipicolinate reductase; amino-acid sequence: MSQLNIAVAGAGGRMGRMLVEAVQNADDLRLSGALGIAGSDGLGQDAAAFLGKPAGVLVTSDLAEGLKGADVLIDFTRPEGTLKHLEYCAVHGVKLVIGTTGFDDAGKAAIAAAAEKTAIVFAPNMSVGVNVTLKLLELAAKSLATGYDIEIIEAHHRHKVDAPSGTALKMGEVIADALGRDLKECAVYGREGVTGERDPSTIGFATVRGGDIIGDHTVLFAGTGERIEISHKSSSRAGYAQGSLRAARFLASHKTGLFDMFDVLALNG